AGGTTCAGCGCCGCGAGCGTCAGCGGGTCCCACAGCACCGAGCGACCGGCCCGCGACGAACCGAGCGAGGCGAGCCACGCGGCGACCGTCATCCCCCGGGCGCGGGGCCCGCCGGAGCGTACGTCGCGCGCGACGGCGCGGGCCGTGGCGAGATCGCGCAGCGGAAAGCCATCGAGACGCGCCAGGCCCGCGAGGAGCCCGAAGGGAGACGGAAGCGCCGCCGGCCGGAACGTCGCGCGGCCCCCTCCGGGCCGAAGCATGACCACTTCGAGGCGCGGCTCGAACGCGATGGCCGCCGATCCCCCGGTCCGGGACGTGAACCTCAGGAAGCTCTCATAGCACCCGATCACGAGATGCTGGCCGTTGTCCTCCACGTCTCCGGTCAATGGGTCGACGAAGGAGCGCGCCCGCCCGCCGGGTGCGCGCGCCGCCTCGAGGAGGCGGACCTTCGCGCCGCGAGCCGCGAGAACGGCGGCCGCCGCCAGTCCCGCGCACCCCGCCCCCACGATGATCGCGTCCGGCCTCAAGCTCGGCTCCCCAGCCGGTCTCTCAGGAGAACGCCGAGGGCGATCAGCCCCCGGTGCGGCGCCGCGACCCGGGGCTTCCGAGCGAGCACCGCGGCCCCCGCGCGCTCGATCTTGCGGAGGAGCACGCGATAGACCGCGGCCATGATCCGCCCCGCCATCAGCCGCCGGCTCTCTCTCCGGGGGAGGGCGGCGGCCGCCGCGGCGAATCGATCCCGCGCGTACGCGGCCTGCTCGCGGATCAGCGCGTCGAGCCGCTGCAGCACGTCCGGGTCGCGCCGGGACAGGTCGCTCTCCACGAGACCGTGGCGGCGGAGCGCTCCCGCCGGCAGATAGACCCGGCCCCTCTCGAGGTCCTCCCCGACGTCCCGAAGGATGTTCGTCCACTGGAGCGCCACGCCCAGCTCCTCCGCGTAGGCGTCCGCGGCGCCCTCCTCGCATCCGAAGACGCG
This portion of the Terriglobia bacterium genome encodes:
- a CDS encoding squalene/phytoene synthase family protein; amino-acid sequence: MTPSGAAAAGRGARGPASSFRVAFRFLPPARREGILTVYGFCRRADDAVDEAAGPQEARAALAAVRRELDDAFAGRADDPDVARLARVVEAFRLPREPFEELLEGVGWDIEGRRYESEEDLRQYCRHVASAVGLLCVRVFGCEEGAADAYAEELGVALQWTNILRDVGEDLERGRVYLPAGALRRHGLVESDLSRRDPDVLQRLDALIREQAAYARDRFAAAAAALPRRESRRLMAGRIMAAVYRVLLRKIERAGAAVLARKPRVAAPHRGLIALGVLLRDRLGSRA